A stretch of Oncorhynchus mykiss isolate Arlee chromosome 14, USDA_OmykA_1.1, whole genome shotgun sequence DNA encodes these proteins:
- the LOC118938705 gene encoding uncharacterized protein LOC118938705, whose protein sequence is MVKPGWIQPSKHCPKVRCFEEDNDSLEAQICELQERLAGQQTTSTVLAVPECSLDDMERLLKERDWSLCDVEELRRELDCLQEQYEQTVQQRTLIRLEWEDVGLTVQNMVVPVEGPAAAGREVLEFYNPDILDIKEYYSRLAETLQCEFKETGVVVVVVNVGAGKALAVARAAGVTAVAQITDVNELKKLIVELEKEVTELER, encoded by the exons GTGCGCTGCTTTGAGGAGGACAATGACTCTCTGGAGGCCCAGATCTGTGAGCTGCAGGAGaggctggctggccaacagacCACCTCCACTGTCCTAGCTGTCCCTGAATGCAGCTTGGATGACATGGAGAGACTGCTTAAGGAGAGG GATTGGAGCCTGTGTGATGTGGAGGAGCTGAGGAGAGAGCTGGACTGTCTGCAGGAGCAGTATGAGCAGACCGTCCAGCAGAGGACACTCATCCGACTGGAGTGGGAGGATGTTGGCCTG acgGTTCAGAACATGGTGGTCCCTGTAGAGGGTCCAGCTGCAGCAGGGAGAGAAGTCCTGGAGTTTTACAACCCTGACATCCTGGATATCAAGGAGTACTACAGCCGGCTGGCTGAGACCCTCCAG TGTGAGTTCAAGGAAactggtgtggttgttgttgttgtcaacgTTGGAGCTGGAAAGGCGCTGGCGGTGGCCAGAGCTGCGGGGGTCACAGCCGTAGCCCAAATAACAGACGTCAACGAACTGAAGAAACTG aTTGTAGAGCTTGAGAAGGAGGTTACAGAGCTGGAGAGGTGA